The Pseudomonas allokribbensis genome has a window encoding:
- the crp gene encoding cAMP-activated global transcriptional regulator CRP has protein sequence MVGITPTPKIKNLDKLLMHCQRRRHAAKSNIICAGDRSDTLYFIIRGSVTILIEDDDGREMIIAYLNAGDFFGELGLFEQAGQEQERSAWVRAKVECEVAEISYAKFRELSQQDPDILYVLSGQIAQRLRNTTRKVGDLAFFDVTGRVARCLLELCKQPDAMTHPDGMQIKVTRQEIGRIVGCSREMVGRVLKDLEERNLVDVKGKTMVVFGTR, from the coding sequence ATGGTTGGTATTACCCCCACACCTAAAATCAAGAACCTCGACAAACTGCTGATGCATTGCCAGCGCCGGCGCCATGCGGCCAAGAGCAACATCATCTGCGCCGGGGATCGCTCGGACACGCTGTACTTCATCATCCGCGGCTCGGTCACGATCCTGATCGAGGACGACGACGGCCGCGAGATGATCATCGCTTACCTGAATGCCGGGGATTTCTTCGGTGAGCTGGGCCTGTTCGAACAGGCCGGCCAGGAACAGGAGCGCAGTGCCTGGGTGCGGGCGAAGGTCGAGTGCGAGGTTGCGGAAATCAGCTACGCCAAATTCCGTGAGTTGTCGCAGCAGGATCCAGACATTCTTTATGTGCTCAGCGGACAAATCGCACAACGCCTGCGCAACACCACGCGCAAGGTCGGCGATCTGGCGTTCTTCGATGTCACCGGCCGCGTGGCCCGCTGTCTGCTGGAGCTGTGCAAGCAACCCGATGCGATGACCCACCCGGACGGCATGCAGATCAAGGTGACCCGTCAGGAAATCGGGCGGATTGTCGGTTGTTCGCGGGAGATGGTCGGTCGCGTGCTCAAAGATCTTGAGGAACGCAACCTGGTGGATGTGAAAGGCAAGACCATGGTGGTCTTCGGCACTCGCTGA
- a CDS encoding aminodeoxychorismate/anthranilate synthase component II, whose amino-acid sequence MLLMIDNYDSFTYNVVQYLGELGAEVKVVRNDELTIAEIEALNPERIVVSPGPCTPTEAGISIEAIKHFAGKLPILGVCLGHQSIGQAFGGDVVRARQVMHGKTSPVFHEDKGVFAGLNRPLTVTRYHSLIVKHETLPDCLELTAWTQHDDGSVDEIMGLRHKTLNIEGVQFHPESILTEQGHELFANFLKQTGGTR is encoded by the coding sequence ATGTTGCTGATGATCGACAACTACGACTCCTTTACTTACAACGTTGTGCAATACCTCGGCGAGCTGGGTGCCGAGGTCAAGGTCGTGCGCAACGACGAGCTGACCATCGCCGAAATCGAAGCGCTCAACCCGGAGCGAATCGTGGTGTCCCCCGGTCCGTGCACACCGACCGAAGCCGGCATCTCCATCGAAGCCATCAAGCACTTTGCCGGTAAACTGCCGATCCTCGGCGTCTGCCTCGGCCACCAGTCCATCGGCCAGGCCTTTGGCGGTGACGTGGTGCGTGCCCGGCAAGTGATGCACGGTAAGACTAGCCCGGTATTCCACGAGGACAAGGGCGTATTCGCCGGCCTGAACCGTCCGCTGACCGTCACCCGCTATCATTCCCTGATCGTCAAGCATGAGACCTTGCCCGATTGCCTGGAGCTGACCGCGTGGACTCAGCACGATGACGGCTCGGTGGATGAAATCATGGGCCTGCGTCACAAGACCCTGAACATCGAGGGCGTACAGTTCCACCCGGAATCGATCCTCACCGAGCAGGGCCACGAACTGTTCGCCAACTTCCTCAAACAAACCGGCGGCACGCGCTAA
- the coq7 gene encoding 2-polyprenyl-3-methyl-6-methoxy-1,4-benzoquinone monooxygenase, with the protein MTTQRHYSPIDRLLLQADAAMRTLLPFSGQPYRPSPAIVQPDVQMSDEDTRHVAGLMRINHTGEVCAQALYQGQALTAKLPQVREAMEHAAEEEIDHLVWCEQRIHQLGSHTSVLNPLFYGMSFGIGAVAGLISDKVSLGFVAATEHQVCKHLNEHLEQLPAEDEKSRAILEQMRIDEEHHAESALEAGGFRFPAPVKFGMSLLAKVMTKSTYRI; encoded by the coding sequence ATGACTACCCAACGTCACTATTCGCCAATTGACCGTCTTCTGCTGCAAGCCGATGCCGCAATGCGAACCCTGCTGCCCTTCAGCGGCCAGCCGTACCGTCCGTCGCCGGCCATCGTGCAGCCCGATGTGCAGATGAGCGACGAAGACACCCGCCACGTCGCCGGCCTGATGCGCATCAACCATACCGGTGAAGTCTGTGCCCAGGCGCTGTACCAAGGTCAGGCCCTGACCGCCAAGCTGCCGCAGGTTCGCGAAGCCATGGAGCATGCGGCCGAAGAAGAGATCGATCATCTGGTCTGGTGCGAACAGCGCATTCATCAGCTGGGCAGCCACACCAGCGTGCTCAATCCGCTGTTCTATGGCATGTCGTTCGGGATTGGCGCAGTCGCCGGGCTGATCAGCGACAAGGTCAGCCTCGGTTTTGTCGCGGCGACCGAGCATCAGGTGTGCAAGCACCTGAACGAGCATCTGGAACAACTGCCGGCCGAGGATGAGAAATCCCGGGCGATTCTGGAGCAGATGCGTATCGATGAAGAACATCACGCAGAAAGTGCGCTGGAGGCCGGCGGTTTTCGCTTCCCGGCGCCGGTGAAGTTCGGCATGAGCCTGTTGGCCAAAGTGATGACCAAAAGCACTTACCGAATCTGA
- the estP gene encoding esterase EstP, protein MIKQTLFVPLAGCLLAMACAQANAAPNPYSNFIVFGDSLSDAGTFTDSGGPAGSVERYTNRTGPNYHNGSGELYSLNATQLIGGRLGFTPDQTASADSAVRAGQGLPDGNNWAVGGYRTDQILDSITSTSDTGERTRAGYLPSNGFRADPNALYYLTGGGNDFLQGRVTSLDQASAAADRLASSVRTLQGAGARYIMVWLLPDIGFTPAFNGTALQTFTSQLSAQFNTELVSQLQTINANIIPLNIPVLLKETFANPAQFGLATDQNLVTTCFSGNSCLENARYGINSATPDPTKLIYNDSVHPTEAGQRLIADYAYSLLAAPWELTLLPEMAQGTLRAHQDELRNQWLADWENWQGVGQWRAIVAGGGQHQDFDDQHAAASADGNGYNLNIGGSYRLDDAWRVGVAAGFYHQKIEAGDNDSEYKLNSYMGTAFAQYQQNRWWGDLAVTAGHLDYDSLKRKFQLGVNERGEKGDTDGYVLAIGGRVGYDIAPEASSPWHLSPFVSADFGKVEVDGYSEKGADSTALTFDDQSRNSRRLGLGIQGKYQITAQTQVFGEFAHEREYNDDAQDLTMNLNSLPNNRYTLEGYTPQTNLNRLNLGVSHNLTKDVALRASYNIRKDDDFTQQGVNVGVSLDF, encoded by the coding sequence ATGATCAAACAGACGTTGTTTGTACCGCTCGCCGGATGCCTGCTCGCGATGGCCTGCGCCCAGGCGAATGCCGCGCCCAATCCTTATTCGAATTTCATCGTCTTCGGTGACAGCCTCAGTGATGCCGGGACGTTCACCGACAGCGGCGGCCCCGCCGGATCAGTCGAACGCTACACCAACCGCACCGGCCCGAACTACCACAACGGCAGCGGTGAGTTGTACTCGCTCAATGCCACCCAATTGATCGGCGGTCGGCTGGGCTTCACGCCGGACCAGACCGCTTCCGCGGACTCGGCAGTGCGCGCCGGCCAGGGTTTGCCGGACGGCAACAACTGGGCGGTAGGCGGATACCGCACTGACCAGATTCTTGATTCGATCACCAGCACGTCCGACACCGGCGAACGCACCCGCGCCGGCTACCTGCCGTCGAACGGCTTTCGTGCTGATCCGAATGCCCTGTACTACCTGACCGGGGGCGGTAACGACTTCCTGCAAGGTCGCGTCACCAGTCTCGATCAGGCCAGCGCTGCGGCTGATCGCCTGGCCAGCAGTGTTCGGACTCTGCAAGGCGCAGGCGCCCGCTACATCATGGTCTGGTTGCTGCCTGACATCGGCTTTACCCCGGCTTTCAATGGCACCGCACTGCAGACGTTCACGTCCCAGCTCAGCGCCCAGTTCAACACCGAACTGGTGAGCCAACTGCAAACCATCAACGCCAACATCATCCCGCTGAACATTCCGGTATTGCTCAAAGAGACGTTTGCCAACCCGGCACAGTTCGGCCTCGCCACCGATCAGAATCTGGTCACGACCTGCTTCAGCGGCAACAGTTGCCTCGAAAACGCCCGGTACGGGATCAACAGCGCCACGCCGGATCCGACCAAGCTGATCTACAACGACTCGGTGCACCCGACCGAAGCCGGGCAACGGCTGATTGCCGATTACGCCTATTCGTTGCTGGCTGCTCCATGGGAACTGACCCTGCTGCCGGAAATGGCCCAGGGCACGTTGCGTGCGCATCAGGACGAACTGCGCAATCAATGGCTGGCCGACTGGGAAAACTGGCAAGGCGTTGGCCAATGGCGGGCGATTGTCGCCGGCGGTGGCCAGCATCAGGACTTCGATGACCAGCATGCTGCGGCCAGTGCCGATGGCAACGGTTACAACCTGAACATCGGTGGCAGCTACCGCCTCGACGACGCCTGGCGTGTTGGTGTGGCGGCGGGTTTCTATCACCAGAAAATCGAAGCCGGCGACAACGACTCCGAGTACAAACTCAACTCCTACATGGGCACCGCGTTCGCCCAGTACCAGCAAAACCGCTGGTGGGGTGACCTGGCTGTTACCGCCGGACATCTGGACTACGACAGCCTGAAGCGCAAGTTCCAGCTGGGGGTCAACGAACGTGGCGAGAAAGGCGACACCGACGGTTACGTACTGGCCATCGGCGGCCGTGTCGGCTACGACATCGCACCAGAGGCGAGCAGCCCGTGGCACCTGTCGCCTTTCGTCAGCGCCGATTTCGGCAAGGTGGAAGTCGACGGTTACTCGGAAAAAGGCGCGGACTCTACTGCGCTGACCTTCGATGACCAATCGCGCAACTCCCGTCGCCTCGGCCTCGGCATCCAGGGCAAATACCAGATCACCGCACAGACCCAGGTATTCGGCGAATTCGCCCACGAGCGCGAATACAACGACGACGCCCAGGATCTGACGATGAACCTCAACAGCCTGCCGAACAATCGCTACACCCTGGAAGGCTACACACCGCAAACCAACCTGAACCGCCTGAATCTGGGCGTGAGCCACAACCTCACCAAGGACGTGGCCCTTCGCGCCAGCTACAACATTCGCAAGGATGACGACTTTACCCAGCAAGGGGTCAATGTTGGCGTAAGTCTCGACTTCTGA
- the trpD gene encoding anthranilate phosphoribosyltransferase, whose product MNIKTALSRIVDHLDLSTDEMRDVMREIMTGQCTDAQIGAFMMAMRMKSESIDEIVGAVSVMRELADQVELKTLDGVVDVVGTGGDGANIFNVSTASSFVVAAAGCTVAKHGNRAVSGKSGSADLLEAAGIYLNLTPVQVARCIDNVGIGFMFAQTHHKAMKYAAGPRRDLGLRTLFNMLGPLTNPAGVKHQVVGVFTQALCRPLAEVLQRLGSKHVLVVHSKDGLDEFSLAAPTFVAELKNNEITEYWVEPEDLGMKSQSLHGLSVEGPEASLALIRDALGKRKTENGQKAAEMIVLNAGAALYAADLATSLKEGVALAHDALHTGLAREKLEELGAFTAVFKVENEG is encoded by the coding sequence ATGAATATCAAGACAGCCCTGAGCCGTATCGTCGATCACCTCGACCTCAGCACCGATGAAATGCGTGATGTGATGCGCGAAATCATGACCGGCCAATGCACGGACGCGCAGATCGGCGCGTTCATGATGGCCATGCGCATGAAGAGCGAAAGCATCGACGAAATCGTCGGCGCGGTGTCGGTGATGCGCGAGTTGGCCGACCAGGTCGAACTCAAGACCCTCGACGGCGTGGTCGATGTGGTCGGCACCGGCGGTGACGGCGCGAACATTTTCAACGTGTCCACCGCTTCCTCCTTTGTCGTTGCCGCGGCCGGCTGCACCGTCGCCAAACATGGCAACCGCGCGGTGTCGGGCAAGAGCGGCAGCGCCGACCTGCTGGAAGCGGCCGGGATCTACCTCAACCTGACCCCGGTTCAGGTGGCGCGTTGCATCGACAACGTCGGCATCGGTTTCATGTTTGCCCAGACGCATCACAAAGCCATGAAATACGCTGCCGGCCCGCGCCGTGACCTTGGCCTGCGTACCTTGTTCAACATGCTCGGCCCGCTTACGAATCCGGCCGGCGTCAAACATCAGGTCGTCGGTGTCTTCACTCAGGCGCTGTGCCGGCCACTGGCCGAAGTCTTGCAACGTCTGGGCAGCAAACATGTGCTGGTGGTGCATTCGAAGGACGGTCTGGATGAATTCAGTCTCGCTGCGCCGACTTTTGTGGCCGAGCTGAAGAACAACGAGATCACCGAATATTGGGTCGAGCCGGAAGATCTGGGTATGAAGAGCCAGAGTCTGCATGGCCTGTCGGTCGAAGGTCCGGAAGCTTCGCTGGCGCTGATCCGCGACGCGCTGGGCAAGCGCAAGACCGAGAATGGTCAGAAGGCTGCGGAAATGATCGTGCTCAATGCCGGTGCGGCGCTGTACGCCGCCGATCTGGCAACAAGTCTGAAAGAAGGCGTGGCACTTGCCCACGACGCTCTGCACACCGGTCTCGCTCGGGAAAAACTCGAGGAGTTGGGTGCCTTTACCGCGGTATTCAAAGTGGAGAATGAGGGATGA
- the trpC gene encoding indole-3-glycerol phosphate synthase TrpC yields the protein MSVPTVLENILARKVQEVAERSARVSLSELESLAKAADAPRGFARALLAQAKKKQPAVIAEIKKASPSKGVIRENFIPADIAKSYEKGGATCLSVLTDIDYFQGADAYLQQARAACSLPVIRKDFMIDPYQIVEARALGADCVLLIVSALDDVKMAELASVAKGVGLDVLVEVHDGDELERALKTLDTPLVGVNNRNLHTFDVSLETTLDLLPRIPRDRLVITESGILNRADVELMEISDVYAFLVGEAFMRAESPGIELQRLFFPERGVPVSGSTLD from the coding sequence ATGAGTGTACCGACGGTTCTGGAAAACATTCTGGCCCGCAAGGTTCAGGAAGTCGCCGAGCGTAGCGCCCGTGTGAGCCTGAGCGAGCTGGAAAGTCTGGCCAAGGCGGCCGATGCACCCCGCGGTTTTGCCCGTGCCTTGCTGGCGCAGGCCAAGAAGAAACAACCGGCTGTGATCGCTGAAATCAAGAAGGCTTCGCCGAGCAAAGGCGTGATCCGTGAGAACTTCATTCCTGCCGATATCGCCAAAAGCTATGAGAAGGGCGGGGCGACCTGTCTGTCGGTACTGACGGATATCGACTACTTCCAGGGCGCTGATGCTTATCTGCAGCAGGCCCGTGCCGCGTGTTCGCTGCCGGTGATCCGCAAGGACTTCATGATCGATCCGTACCAGATCGTCGAAGCCCGTGCGCTGGGCGCCGACTGCGTGCTGCTGATTGTCTCCGCGCTGGATGACGTGAAAATGGCCGAGCTGGCTTCGGTGGCCAAAGGCGTCGGTCTCGATGTGCTGGTGGAAGTCCACGACGGCGATGAGCTGGAACGCGCATTGAAGACCCTCGACACGCCGCTGGTCGGGGTCAACAACCGCAACCTGCACACCTTCGACGTGAGCCTGGAAACCACCCTCGACCTGCTGCCGCGCATTCCGCGCGATCGTCTGGTGATCACCGAGAGCGGGATCCTCAACCGTGCCGATGTCGAACTCATGGAAATCAGCGACGTTTATGCGTTCCTGGTCGGTGAAGCGTTCATGCGCGCCGAAAGCCCGGGCATTGAACTGCAGCGCCTGTTCTTCCCTGAGCGCGGCGTTCCGGTGAGCGGTTCGACCCTCGACTGA
- the trpE gene encoding anthranilate synthase component I codes for MIREEFLRLAAEGYNRIPLACETLADFDTPLSIYLKLADQPNSYLLESVQGGEKWGRYSIIGLPCRTVLRVHDHHVSITVDGVETESHDVEDPLAFVETFKARYNVPTIAGLPRFNGGLVGYFGYDCVRYVEKRLGKCPNPDPLGVPDILLMVSDAVVVFDNLAGKMHAIVLADPAQADAYEQGQAQLQELLEKLRQPITPRRGLDFSKQQAAEPVFRSSFTQDDYEKAVDTIKEYILAGDCMQVVPSQRMSIDFKAAPIDLYRALRCFNPTPYMYFFNFGDFHVVGSSPEVLVRVEDNLITVRPIAGTRPRGATEEADVALEEDLLSDDKEIAEHLMLIDLGRNDTGRVSEIGSVKLTEKMVIERYSNVMHIVSNVTGQLKAGLTAMDALRAILPAGTLSGAPKIRAMEIIDELEPVKRGVYGGAVGYFAWNGNMDTAIAIRTAVIKNGELHVQAGGGIVADSVPALEWEETINKRRAMFRAVALAEQTPD; via the coding sequence ATGATCCGCGAAGAATTCCTGCGTCTGGCCGCTGAAGGCTACAACCGCATCCCGCTGGCCTGCGAAACCCTGGCCGACTTCGACACGCCGCTGTCGATCTACCTGAAACTGGCCGACCAGCCCAACTCCTACCTGCTCGAATCGGTGCAGGGCGGCGAGAAATGGGGCCGTTACTCGATCATCGGCCTGCCGTGCCGCACCGTGCTGCGGGTTCATGATCATCACGTCAGTATCACCGTCGATGGCGTCGAGACCGAAAGCCACGACGTTGAAGACCCGCTGGCCTTCGTCGAAACCTTCAAGGCCCGCTACAACGTGCCGACCATTGCCGGTCTGCCGCGTTTCAACGGCGGCCTGGTGGGTTACTTCGGTTACGACTGCGTGCGTTATGTAGAGAAGCGCCTCGGCAAATGCCCGAACCCGGATCCGCTCGGCGTGCCGGACATTCTGCTGATGGTTTCCGATGCGGTGGTGGTGTTCGACAACCTCGCCGGCAAGATGCACGCGATCGTGCTGGCCGACCCGGCGCAGGCCGATGCCTACGAGCAGGGCCAGGCGCAATTGCAGGAACTGCTGGAAAAACTGCGTCAGCCGATCACCCCGCGCCGTGGCCTGGATTTCAGCAAGCAGCAGGCGGCCGAGCCGGTATTCCGCTCCAGTTTCACCCAGGACGACTACGAAAAAGCCGTCGACACCATCAAGGAATACATCCTCGCCGGCGACTGCATGCAGGTCGTGCCGTCCCAGCGCATGTCGATCGACTTCAAGGCGGCGCCGATTGATCTGTACCGTGCGCTGCGTTGCTTCAACCCGACGCCGTACATGTATTTCTTCAACTTCGGTGATTTCCATGTCGTCGGCAGTTCGCCGGAAGTACTGGTGCGGGTCGAAGACAACCTGATCACCGTGCGCCCGATTGCCGGCACCCGTCCTCGCGGGGCCACCGAAGAGGCTGACGTGGCGCTGGAAGAGGACCTGCTGTCCGACGACAAGGAAATCGCCGAGCATCTGATGCTGATCGACCTTGGTCGCAACGACACCGGGCGTGTTTCGGAAATCGGCTCGGTGAAGCTCACCGAGAAAATGGTCATCGAGCGCTATTCCAACGTGATGCACATCGTTTCCAACGTCACCGGCCAGTTGAAGGCCGGGTTGACGGCGATGGACGCACTGCGGGCGATCCTGCCGGCGGGCACCTTGTCCGGCGCGCCGAAGATCCGCGCGATGGAAATCATCGACGAACTGGAACCGGTCAAGCGTGGCGTGTATGGCGGGGCGGTCGGTTACTTCGCCTGGAACGGCAACATGGACACCGCGATTGCAATTCGCACCGCGGTGATCAAGAACGGCGAGCTGCACGTGCAGGCCGGTGGTGGCATCGTTGCCGACTCGGTGCCGGCGCTGGAATGGGAAGAAACCATCAACAAGCGTCGGGCAATGTTCCGAGCTGTTGCGTTGGCCGAGCAAACCCCGGACTGA
- the speD gene encoding adenosylmethionine decarboxylase — protein sequence MKSKLKLHGFNNLTKTLSFNIYDICYAETPQDQQAYVEYINQEYNAERLTQILTEVVEIIGANILNIASQNYEPQGASVTILISEEPVTPTESQIEESPGPLPEIILAHLDKSHITVHTYPEIHPDAGIATFRVDIDVSTCGVISPLKALNFLIHQFDSDIVTVDYRVRGFTRDVEGNKHFIDHEINSIQNYLSEDTRDAYQMTDVNVYQENLFHTKMLLKNFELDNYLFGDATSNLSSEQRAQVTERVKHEMLEIFYARNMPS from the coding sequence GTGAAAAGCAAACTCAAGCTCCACGGGTTCAATAACCTGACAAAGACCTTGAGCTTCAACATCTATGACATCTGCTACGCGGAAACCCCGCAAGACCAGCAGGCTTACGTCGAGTACATCAATCAAGAGTACAACGCGGAACGCCTGACGCAGATCCTCACGGAAGTTGTCGAAATCATTGGTGCCAACATTCTGAACATTGCCAGTCAGAACTATGAGCCTCAGGGTGCCAGCGTCACGATTCTGATCTCGGAAGAACCGGTCACCCCGACCGAAAGCCAGATCGAAGAGTCCCCGGGTCCGCTGCCGGAAATCATCCTGGCCCACCTCGACAAGAGTCATATCACGGTGCATACCTACCCGGAAATCCATCCGGACGCCGGTATTGCGACGTTCCGTGTGGACATCGACGTGTCGACCTGTGGAGTCATTTCACCGCTCAAAGCGCTCAACTTCCTGATTCACCAGTTCGATTCGGACATCGTGACCGTGGATTACCGTGTGCGCGGCTTCACCCGTGACGTTGAAGGCAACAAGCACTTCATCGACCACGAGATCAACTCGATCCAGAACTACCTTTCCGAAGACACCCGCGACGCGTACCAGATGACCGACGTGAACGTGTACCAGGAAAACCTGTTCCACACTAAAATGCTGCTGAAGAACTTCGAACTGGATAACTACCTGTTCGGCGATGCCACCAGCAATCTGTCGTCTGAGCAACGCGCCCAGGTGACCGAGCGTGTGAAGCACGAAATGCTGGAAATCTTCTACGCGCGCAATATGCCGAGCTAA
- a CDS encoding lipoate--protein ligase family protein: protein MIPTSLTIEAGLQAEQDLLASVCAGDAEFGLLFWQPSDRALVMPRRLNRLPGFDHACEVSAAAGWPVLLRETGGEPVPQSASTINIALVYAPPRSEGDLNRIETGYRRLCDPICELLDELGGRSSLGEIDGAFCDGRFNVNLDGRKMVGTAQRWRQSQGGQRPVGLVHGAMLLDDERESMVAAVNRFNEACGLEQRVRAASHIALHEKFPAPHALARLDELFLLMLAQIYAA from the coding sequence ATGATCCCCACTTCCCTGACCATCGAAGCCGGCCTGCAAGCCGAGCAGGATCTGCTGGCCTCGGTCTGCGCCGGTGATGCTGAATTCGGTCTGCTGTTCTGGCAGCCCAGTGATCGCGCTCTGGTCATGCCGCGCCGCTTGAATCGCCTTCCCGGATTCGATCACGCCTGTGAAGTCTCCGCGGCTGCCGGTTGGCCGGTGCTGTTGCGTGAAACTGGCGGTGAACCTGTTCCGCAATCAGCGTCGACGATCAACATTGCACTGGTCTACGCGCCGCCTCGCAGCGAAGGCGATCTGAACCGCATCGAAACCGGTTACCGGCGTCTGTGTGATCCGATCTGTGAGTTGCTGGATGAGTTGGGCGGCAGGTCGTCGTTGGGTGAAATTGACGGTGCGTTCTGCGACGGTCGTTTTAACGTCAACCTCGACGGCCGCAAGATGGTCGGCACCGCTCAGCGCTGGCGCCAGAGTCAGGGTGGGCAGCGCCCGGTGGGATTGGTGCACGGTGCAATGCTGCTGGATGACGAGCGCGAATCGATGGTCGCGGCGGTCAATCGATTCAACGAAGCGTGTGGCCTGGAGCAACGGGTACGTGCCGCCAGCCACATCGCGTTGCATGAGAAATTCCCGGCGCCCCATGCATTGGCGCGACTCGATGAACTCTTTCTTTTGATGCTGGCGCAGATCTACGCCGCCTGA
- a CDS encoding phosphoglycolate phosphatase — protein MSGFEQLFPGQLPRLVMFDLDGTLIDSVPDLAAAVDNMLLSLGRKPAGIESVREWVGNGAPVLVRRALAGGIDHASVDDVEAEHALEVFMEAYGASHELTVVYPGVRDTLKWLHKQGVAMALITNKPERFVAPLLDQMKIGRYFKWIIGGDTLPQKKPDPAALFFVMKMSGIPASQSLFVGDSRSDVLAAKAAGVKCVALSYGYNHGRPIAEESPALVIDDLRKLIPGCLDTAAEITLPDASQSPSGNAIVVVTRKLWMKVIKALARWRWRA, from the coding sequence ATGAGCGGATTTGAGCAGCTATTCCCGGGGCAACTGCCGCGGTTGGTGATGTTCGATCTGGATGGCACGCTGATCGACTCGGTACCCGACCTGGCGGCGGCGGTGGATAACATGCTGCTCTCCCTCGGGCGCAAGCCTGCCGGTATCGAGTCGGTGCGCGAGTGGGTCGGCAATGGCGCGCCGGTGCTGGTGCGCCGCGCTTTGGCCGGTGGCATCGACCATGCCTCCGTGGATGACGTCGAAGCCGAGCATGCGCTGGAGGTGTTCATGGAAGCCTACGGCGCCAGCCATGAGCTGACCGTGGTCTATCCCGGCGTACGCGACACGCTGAAATGGCTGCACAAGCAGGGTGTGGCCATGGCGCTGATCACCAACAAACCGGAGCGCTTCGTTGCGCCGTTGCTGGATCAGATGAAGATCGGCCGCTACTTCAAGTGGATCATTGGCGGCGACACCCTGCCGCAGAAGAAGCCCGATCCGGCAGCGCTGTTCTTTGTCATGAAGATGTCCGGCATTCCGGCCTCGCAATCGCTGTTCGTCGGCGACTCGCGCAGCGACGTGCTGGCGGCGAAAGCAGCAGGGGTCAAATGTGTAGCGCTCAGTTATGGCTACAACCATGGTCGGCCGATTGCCGAAGAATCCCCGGCGCTGGTGATCGACGATCTGCGCAAGTTAATTCCCGGTTGCCTGGATACGGCCGCTGAGATAACGTTGCCCGACGCTTCTCAATCCCCTTCTGGAAACGCCATCGTGGTGGTCACCCGCAAACTCTGGATGAAAGTCATCAAGGCCCTGGCCCGCTGGCGTTGGCGCGCCTGA
- a CDS encoding OsmC family protein: MKARIQWAGEAMFLGESGSGHVVVMDGPPDAGGRNLGVRPMEMLLLGVGGCSNFDVVSILKKSRQAVESCEAFLEAERATEDPKVFTKIHMHFVVKGRGLKEAQVKRAIELSAEKYCSASIMLGAAGVAITHDYEIVELG, encoded by the coding sequence ATGAAGGCACGCATCCAATGGGCTGGCGAAGCCATGTTCCTCGGCGAATCCGGCAGCGGTCATGTCGTGGTCATGGACGGTCCGCCGGACGCCGGTGGTCGCAATCTGGGTGTTCGCCCGATGGAAATGCTCCTGCTGGGCGTTGGCGGTTGCAGCAATTTCGACGTGGTCAGCATCCTGAAGAAGTCCCGTCAGGCGGTTGAAAGCTGCGAAGCTTTCCTGGAAGCCGAACGCGCGACCGAAGATCCGAAAGTGTTCACCAAGATCCACATGCACTTCGTGGTCAAGGGTCGTGGCCTGAAAGAAGCCCAGGTCAAACGCGCCATCGAGCTGTCGGCGGAGAAGTATTGCTCGGCCTCGATCATGCTCGGCGCAGCTGGCGTGGCAATCACCCACGACTATGAAATCGTCGAACTCGGCTGA